A window from Glaciimonas sp. PCH181 encodes these proteins:
- the pdxH gene encoding pyridoxamine 5'-phosphate oxidase, producing the protein MSIDTGDGPLLISGLRVDYSHASLSKADTLADPMAQFGKWLQEAISAEVPEPNAMSLATVNAAGRPSSRIVLIKNFDATGITWFTNYTSRKGEELAQNPYAALLFHWVELQREVRIEGKVERISDAENDAYFATRPLRSRLGAIASAQSQPVANRAVLEANFAEAEKTFGEHPPRPKNWGGYKLVPDTVEFWQGRRSRLHDRILYQLDADGNWQRQRLQP; encoded by the coding sequence ATGAGTATCGACACAGGTGACGGTCCATTATTAATTTCCGGTCTTCGGGTCGATTACAGCCACGCTAGTCTCTCCAAAGCGGACACGCTGGCCGATCCAATGGCACAATTTGGCAAATGGCTGCAGGAGGCAATTAGCGCGGAAGTACCAGAGCCGAACGCGATGAGTCTGGCCACCGTCAATGCCGCCGGGCGCCCCTCTTCACGCATTGTTCTGATTAAAAATTTCGATGCCACAGGCATTACCTGGTTCACCAATTACACCAGCCGCAAAGGCGAAGAACTGGCGCAGAATCCTTACGCTGCGCTGCTGTTTCATTGGGTCGAATTGCAGCGTGAAGTGCGGATAGAGGGCAAAGTCGAACGTATTTCGGACGCCGAAAACGATGCTTATTTTGCGACCCGTCCACTGCGCAGCCGTCTGGGCGCAATTGCCTCGGCACAGAGCCAACCCGTTGCTAATCGGGCGGTGCTTGAAGCCAACTTTGCGGAGGCAGAAAAGACGTTTGGAGAGCATCCGCCGCGTCCAAAAAATTGGGGCGGCTACAAGCTTGTTCCAGATACTGTAGAATTTTGGCAAGGTCGCAGGTCGCGCTTACACGACCGCATTTTGTATCAGTTGGACGCCGATGGCAATTGGCAACGACAGCGTTTGCAGCCGTAA